One window of the Ananas comosus cultivar F153 linkage group 21, ASM154086v1, whole genome shotgun sequence genome contains the following:
- the LOC109726842 gene encoding 40S ribosomal protein S10-1-like — MIIPKKNRHEICKYLFQEGVLYAKKDYNLAKHPLIDVPNLHVIKLMQSFKSKEYVRETFAWQHYYWYLTNDGIEYLRTYLNLPSEIVPATLKKSAKPPSRPFGSGPPGDRPRGPPRFEGDRPRFGERDGYRGGPRGAPGDFGGDKSGAPPEFQPSFRGSGARPGFGRGSGSFGAGPASSSME; from the exons ATG aTCATTCCGAAGAAGAACCGCCATGAGATTTGCAAGTACCTCTTCCAAG AGGGGGTGTTGTACGCGAAGAAGGACTACAACCTCGCGAAGCACCCGCTGATCGACGTGCCGAACCTGCACGTGATCAAGCTGATGCAGAGCTTCAAGTCGAAGGAGTACGTGAGGGAGACCTTCGCGTGGCAACACTACTACTGGTACCTCACCAACGATGGTATCGAGTACCTGCGCACTTACCTCAATCTCCCCTCCGAGATCGTCCCTGCGACGCTTAAGAAATCGGCGAAGCCCCCCTCCCGCCCCTTCGGATCCGGTCCCCCTGGTGATCGCCCGAG GGGTCCTCCCCGTTTTGAAGGGGATAGGCCGAGGTTTGGAGAGAGAGACGGGTACCGTGGAGGTCCTCGTGGGGCTCCTGGTGATTTTGGCGGCGACAAGAGTGGCGCTCCTCCTGAGTTCCAGCCATCATTTAGG GGTTCTGGTGCGAGGCCCGGGTTTGGCCGCGGCTCAGGCAGTTTTGGTGCTGGTCCTGCATCATCCTCCATGGAGTAA